The nucleotide sequence TAGGGCATGGGGCAAGGGGGCGTGGGCCCCAGGGCCCAAAcagtttttaacaaaaatagtaTGAAAGAGGggtccaattttttaaaaaataattagggATAGGGgcccaaaatttttaaattattcatatatacatgtaaaaaaatttttttgccCAAGGGCCCACTATTATCTTGAGCCGGCCCTGATAATACTTAcactttttttggtaaacttccATAAAAAAATACTCAAGTATACATATATGGAGTGTTACTACTTACAACTTACCACATATAATTTACTGTGTGACTCTGGAAATATTTGTCCTCAACATTGACTCTCAAAGTGTTTATAATATACAGCTTTTAAATTAGTATATGTATGATATGTTTCCATTCTTAGACGAGTCTTCTTTAGAATTCTATTGAATAAATTGActatatgatgtatttttataagGGCAAAGGGTTTTCAATTCACTTGTGAATGTGaagttttgaaataaaaatgtgGGGGCGCAGAAATTTGAGGAACAGGTGATCCCAAGTTTTCTTCCTTGACATCAGTTAAATCTCGTATTTTCTTACTTCCAAATCATTACAActcagaattttaaaatcacCCTTACCGTAAACAATGATTACAGAAACAAGTAATTAGTCAGATCTtagtttattttgattttgaaagatCGGTTCAAACTGGCTGatcatgaaaaaaatcaaaatttggtaTGATTTATTCTGCTCCAGTTGTACCACTATTAAGTACTTATTGCTAATACGTATATAGCCAATTCGCCATGTGTATATAAGTAAATACTAGTTTTTGTTATAGATAATGATTTATTTTGATGGACTATGATAAGAGATACAGTGCCGTGCGAAGAGTTTTAGGGGCCTAAggcaaattctaaaaataaatttatttacagccgtaatgaaaacaattttttaatatgatatattattttcaccaAATACACAAGTCTAATACtgtaaaaaataagtttataacgcaaatatattatattatgttatatagaaaaaaatacatgaattcaGAAAATGAGTTAATTAATTTtcgtataaatgtttttttcttaaataagtcTAAACCATTAGactagaaattattttaaattttggggccttaaaaataatcatattaatCGGGGGCCTGAGGCGAATGCCTTTTTCAATACACTGTAGGCACGCCTCTGAAGAGATAGTAAGATACCATATGTAACTTAGtcataaaagaagaagaagatatcgaATTAAAAATATAGGTAAAATAGAGTGGTTAGTGAGTCATAACCTATTTACCTAGTCTTCATGAACCAATAAAGGACATAGGTGCTCCCTCTACTTTATCTATCTTGCTCAATTATATTTtcgttatattattattatattgcaTTATTGTGCATGCAATATTTTCGATATtcgttatattattattatattgcaTTATTTTCGTTAAACATGCAAGGACTAGTGTCTTAATCTATCATTAAATTAGGCTTTAACTGGATTTTAGAGAACATTATTATTGTGCATGCAATGTATTtcggagaaaaaaaacaaagaacccTAATTAGAGAGTGTTTAGGCATTTAATGAcaattagttttaaaagcataaaaaaatctaatgtgtttgaaaattttaaataaaatttacatcgaaaaagaaaaagtatatATGAAGGAAAATCTAGATTTCAAAAACCTATCTCAAAGCAACAGAAAAGAGGAACCCTACAAGGCATAATGAATAAACAACACTAGATCTctatcaaaaaaacaaaatcggtTCTAGATAATCGAGCAAGTTGCCATTTAAAAAACGTATATAATAGATGAAAGTGATTAAAATCCTAGTCCTGAAATGCATGGTATATATTTCATTGCTACATTACCATGAATTGATTATTCGTTAATAATTCGTTGGGAAGAGAAACATATAGAGCAAATACAAACAAATGTATGAGAGGGATGAAGAAAGAAAGCAAAGTTTGGAAGGGGCCCTTAACATGTCCTCTAACGTCAAAAATACATTATTCTTCATTACTACTATTACTTTCACCCTCTCATCACACTCACTCAAcctttcatttttcttattacCTAATTCATCAGATCCATATTAGAACACAATACGATCCCTTaacatctctctttctctctagacTCAACAAGCTCATATATCATGTCATCTCCTGGAGATAGAGGAAAGAACTTTATGGAATCATCAGGATCAGAGCCACCGGTAACACCAAGCCGTTACGAGTCACAGAAGAGACGCGACTGGAACACTTTCGGACAGTACTTGAAGAACCAGAGACCACCCGTGCCGATGTCTCACTGCAGCTGCAACCACGTGCTTGATTTCCTCAGGTACTTAGACCAGTTCGGTAAGACAAAGGTGCACGTGTTTGGCTGTATGTTCTACGGCCAGCCTGAGCCACCAGCTCCTTGCACGTGCCCTCTCAGACAAGCTTGGGGAAGTCTTGACGCTTTGATCGGACGGCTGAGAGCAGCTTATGAGGAAAACGGTGGATCTCCGGAAACAAACCCTTTCGCTACTGGAGCAATAAGGGTTTATTTGAGGGAGGTTAGGGAGTGTCAGGCTAAGGCTAGAGGGATTCCttacaagaagaaaaagaagaagccaaagaCGGAGATGAGTGGTGGAAGAGACGactcttcttcctcatcctcctCCTTCAACTTCTCTTGAAAGACTTTATGGTAACGTATTTCTCCAGTAATTAACTACGCTTTTATTTGATTGAATATGTGCGTTTGAATtcatttacatatatacaaaGATCTTGTTTCTTGATCTTTGTACTAGGTGTGGTTTCACGAACTAGTAACATATTCACCCCAAATACATTTGTTTATATTGTAGAATGGTCTATGTATCAAAACCCTAATTAGGTAAGTAGGTCGGATTTTGATTGTTGAGAAAGCcctgatcatatatatatttgtattaatcttGGGTTCCAATCAAGGGACAGATATATAGTGATTAGATCTTAGGTTTTGAATGGATGTAGAATTGTTTTTAGATgacttattttaaaacattttagcTATttcattgaaaatatattttagttttggaatGGTAGATACAGGAAAATTTCTTGTTTCAGcagatcaaaaatatatattttgaatcaacGATTCATTAGGTTTTGAAAACCTCAATTTGAAAATGCATTGCATTCTGTACtcaatgggggggggggggggggggggggggggggaggtaTACACACATTTTTACTACTGTTGTTTATTCAAGAAAGTAATGATTGGCTCTTAGAATGCTTCTCTTTAAAGATTCGTATAGATTTTGTTCCCCATTGATGATCAAGAAATAAATTGATTGAAACTTTCCCCCTCATTTTATAACCTAAATAAATCGATTAATAATTGAGATTCCATGATTGTTCTTAAAGGTTAATAAGGTTATCTCAGAATAGAAGTTTATACACATATAATACTTTATTGATCATCATGATTTCATTATTGCTATGTGGGTCTTAGGAAAAATTATCTCACTATATATAATCTAACCAAATCTtcaatatattcaaatatattcaaTTCAATCAAATCCTAAATAGAATTCAACAATTGTAGTTTAGGATCTCAGATTTTAGAGCTTGGATTTTGATATATTAGTTAGAGCTTTCTTTTTACTCACGAACATTTGTAGTAGTTGTGCATTTGTATTTTCTGAGATTAAATAGTATATTAGATTTTCTGGGACAGTATTTTTCTCTTTGAATACATCTGAccgtttttttctctctttgatCTCAGATATAATTTCAACCGTaggtaatataaatatatactttgcTCGAATCATCTTTATGAGTCTTCCTTTAGGGTCTTTGTCACCATTAGCTTTGGAAAAGCTTGAAAGTTTGTTTGTCCCCCGCAAAGCTTTATGGATTTTAATTTGTTCGATGATACAATATATAACATATGTGATATATCACACACGAAAGGAATACATATCTTGAATCATTTGGCATAAAAATATGAGTTATATTCAgatttcagttttatttttatagcacAAAGAAGCATGATCTAGCATAGTTATAATCTAAAGTTGCATTAATATTAGTCTTCCATGTATCTGAATATCTAGCTAAGCTGATCACATTAAATTACGATATATAATTGATCAGTGAATAATGCTGATATAACTGAGATTTCCAGGATCAATAACATCTCAGAGATGGATCAAATGTAAAAGAGGCCTCAAATCTACCTACTACTGATGATCAAGAAGTCAACATATCTTCGGATCTTCATCCACTCCTTCTATTCCGTAGCTATCGATCGGTTATGTATTTCCAAAAGCTATATTCTCTTATTAAGTTCATTTGAATAAGTGTATAGATTATACAGTGTAAAGACAAGTTTGTTTTGTACTTCTATGCCAGCGTACTTCTTGTCTTACGTAAGTCAAACACATTTCTATGAGATATTAATGGCGGAATAACCTGATCATTGTTGGTAATGCAATTAAGTCAAAATGAAGATAAGAAAacaagtttgttttaaaatgttactccctctgtttttatatatatgacgTTATAtgattttcacacatattaattaAGGTACCTAATACAATATCTTTTATACCCTTCTCCATTGATTAATTATCACCTCACGTAAGACACTCACACTAGAATTATTTCACTTTGAAATAATAATGGAAGGGCAAATAAAGTCTTATATCACTACTTTTTACATTGTTTTCTGGAAACGTCATATATATTGACACAAGATAAATATCCTATAacgtcatttaaaaaaatacggAGGGAGAGAGTTCATGGCCCTATTTTGAAGTTATTCTGGAAACGTCATATATATTGACACAAGATAAGATATATACCAAAACACCATATGTACCATTAATTTGTATTCATTATCCCAAAAACACAATGTACAATATTGGTAGGCAAgttattaaacaaaacaaaagtttgGTAGGGAAAATTCTTAAACAAAACCACAAATTGGTAGGGCAGTACAAATCGCATGTTTGTCCTCCTAATAATGCTTTATCGTTTTCTAATTGTCAAGTATATTGTGTAAATCCAGTTGgtgtattaatttattggtATCCTCAACAACTGAGAAGAGCCAGTACATAAGAGTATAAAGCTTTGCTATGGGCTGTAAATTAAGAAATCATTAGAGGAGGAATATTTGATTTGACTATATACGAGTACTATGAGTATGAATATGAGTACGAGTATGATGAGTATGGGTATGAATATGAATAAAAGGTTTTGATATGGGCTataaaatttcgaaatatatcTGCTCATGGGCCTACTAAGAATAACTTCAAAATAGGGCCATGAACTCTCTCCCGTTGGTTTGTTTGTGAAATTCCCAGCTTCTCACAAGTCACAAGTAGTCACGTGTCAATGTCATGACCTAATCTGATGAGCTAACATTCAACTaaccaaattaaaatttatttggatTCTTTTCTGTTATGAAACTAATAAGCCAGGAATGCACAGCAGCTGAATCATCGTTGGAAGCATTCAATGATGGCGTTTCAATAAGGAACCAGAGTCGTTGCATTAGACTCGGGTCGAGCCCACAAGAGACACGTGAAGTTTCTGAAAACTGCATCGTTACAAAGACGTACAGGTCATCAGTAGATAGATTGTGAGGAGGGACTTGAAAGCAAAACGACATGCAAGGCAACGTCGTGAGACTGAGACAGGATGTGTGTACTCTGAAAGGAAATGACTAGTTAGGGAAAGAAAACCTCCACTTCACTTCACGTCACCACTTATGAGTTATGACTTATCTACTTCCACGGCACTCTCATTTTCGACCGCTTCTTTATTTTTCCAATCctcattattttctttttaaattaataatattgttttctttCGGTCATTAAATTCAAAACCCGGGCCGAGGCCCACCATAGCTTCCACTAATTTGTCTACTTTTTCAGGCACAATGCAAATGAATTAAATACGATTTACtttactttactttttttttcttcatttggttcCTTGTAAATTAAATTGAATTACGTCTTCTAAATTCTAATagacatatttttgtaaatacttGTTGCTTAGTTGATTCGTCTTGTTAACAAGGGCGAACAATTCTACCCAAAAAAAAGAGCGAACGTAATCTCAAATCGGTGAAAACGTATTTCTACAAGAGATGAACGCGAATTAGCCCAATAATAAGTTTACGCACAAATAAGTTGATTTAAAAAGTATTAGCTTTAGGAAATCAATATTGATTCGGTCTTTATGTTAATTTCCGTCAATGATATGATATGTGTTGAGGAATTGAGCTCCGTCAATTCCACTCCGATCGATTCCGGCGAACTTCACGAATCAAGAACACACTCGATTTCACCCGGTTCGCGGTGTTAACGAACCGCTACGTCCGGTTAGGATCTTTCGATCCCCAACTTCCATAGACGAATCGGAAACCACCTCCGACGGGTTTATACACGAAGGTCACTCACCACCGATCACACTCTAATCGGTTTACAAGGTTAAGAGAATCCTAAAGAATGAGACTACCCAAGACCCCAAGAACATACAACCTCTCTGTATTTCTTCTCTCTtgatctctctctatctctctcttgaAGCCCCAACAAAGAAGACGATGACTCTGCGTCTCTCTCCGTTCTTCGCTCTCTCTTCATGGAAGAAGACTTCTGCTTCTTATAAAGGGTCAACTATTAATCCTTGCACATGCCTGTCACGTGCTCATAATAGATACCTCTAATAAGACCTTCTATCTCAGCTAAAGTGTTTCCCATACTTGGCTAAAACCAACGTATCTTCCACAATCTTCAAGCTCTTCTTTATAACTTCATCAAGTTGAATCACCATCTCACAATATGTAGGTATTATTTGCTGTGAATTACTTTCGGTGTCCTCCGAAGTCTATAAGAAAaggtgagaaagagaaaaaaattcttATCGTTTTATTACAAACTGATAAATGATagtaatatatactatatatctgtTATTCATATCTCTTTTTCTGGCATAAAACTTTGATGTATATACTAATAATAGATCCTCGTCAAGTCATCATTCACATTACAAATGTGATCTCTTCCTCCACACAGAACATACATCCTtcgtcatttttctttttggtcaaATGTTTCATCTCGTAGCAGACGTTTTAAATTTAACAATGTGTTTGAATTAGAATCATGGCAGTACTTGGTATAATGCATGTTGTTGAGAGAAGTGAAACATTATTTTCTTTCTAATATCATGTGGTTATAAAGAAGCACAAATATTACATGAAATAACACCAATGTAGCATTATCATCTTGTTAGCTTATGgttaaatgttttatcaaattaatattttgatgattTAAGAGTTTGAATGAAACTATGCAGAATAAATATAGTCTTCTTATGATACATATTAGACtgcattttttttactatttttttatttatagaacgagaaatatattaaaataataaataaaatgcatGTATTAATGATAGGGTTAAAAAATTTGATctgcaaaaaagaagaaaaaagggtTGAACAATTGATATgcattaaattttcaaaattatctGGTCTATATTAATTCTGTTTGGTCTGTTATGTTTTATCTGCAGTTTTTGTATTTGCACTACATTCCAAGCCTTAATTAAATAACGGCAGCGTAGACATGTCAAATCCCTATCCGCAATGATCTCGAGAAGGGATTATACCATTTTTAATTATAGTActcttttatttcaaaaaatattatagtactCTTTACCGAATTGGCGAATTCTTATTctgtcaaaaaaagaaagaatatgtCTAGCAAATCcctgttccaaaaaaaaaaagtccaaaTCCCTTATATAAATCTTGTAGGAGTACATAATAACTTCGCGTAATATGATAGGGATATACATCTCCTACACGTGTTTTcgtatatagttatttatttttgctaCTCTAAGAAGTCCGATGGagtattttaccaaaaaaaaaaaatgtctgaTGGAGTATTTTACCATCCATTTTCCTCGTTTGTCCATTTTCATGATTTCATGCGTGCTAATTAAAAGGTAATTTAGGTATCCGATACAAATAATGACTAATTATTAAAATGATAATCCTACGAGTTTGTTTTACCAGGTATGACTGTATGAAATTCTGATAAAAGTGATTTATAttaaacttatattttatgGTTTTTCCGACTTGCATTGTGTGAACAACCTTTTGTGTGAAGACAAAagtgatttattttaaatctatagtTTATTGTTTCTCTGAGTTGCATTGTTGTTAGTCtcaacaaaatttaaatgatgaaaTATTGTTGCTCTaaatttttccttttattattttaattaacacAAAGCCAATTAGATATGGGGATcgattaaaaatacaaaaaagagACATCCAATATTAATAACGTGACAAAGcaaatacaaatcataaaaatgtTAATTCGGAAAAATGAGGACATATCTTAAATATTATGAAACTCTGAATATCCGATCCATGGCAATCTCTATCTATAACCCCTAATCACATTTATGTATCTCACCAGGTCCTTACACCATCTTAGTTACCTGTAATGCATGCAAACATGATCtgataaatttctttttgaattggttttcaaatatatatttttcagaaaTGGAATCCATCaactttttaaaaactaataacaCATCGTGTATATACTCCTTTTATTTCATTATGCTAGATGTTTTGGCTAAAACCACAGCCTAAAACTGTATTTTCTTCAGAacgtattattaaaataaaatattaatagcaaaaaattataaattatcttaCAATTTGAATGGAGGGAATACTTTTAAGAGAAACCATCCCCGTGCAAAGGGGAAAAGTTGTTAAACGTTTGGCTTACTATTAAATCCAAACTACCCTAATCTTCGAATGCATTAATGTATACATCAATATGACAAACTAGGCTGCTGTATGCAGTAGTGTTCGCGTTGAGTATCACTTAATTAGTttttaagataatataatattGCATTAACGTTTATAGTCCACGGATACACAATTTAGTTCAGCCAATTAATAAGCATGGGCAAAGAGCGTGTATATGTCAGTggatttatataatacataaaatctaGTCGTGTTATATATATGTCGACGCATGTGTTATCACAAGTATGTGTATGTGTATGTGTTTTTATGACCGGCAAGATGAGTAGGTAAGAGATAATGCGTGCCCTACAAATCTTAATTTTCTCACTTTCTaaagcaaaaagaaagaaacgaaaATCAATTTTAGTTGCAAGCCACTTACTCACTGTTGCTTTCGTGATTATGCTCATTGAATAATCCATTAAGCtttagaattttattaaaaaacgttaacaatattctaaaataagaaATGTGTTTCACCCACTGATCGACATCGTTTCCTTTGTAATTTCTAGTTAACGGGTATTTTACTTTTCTGATCTACCTTGTAAATCAAGCTGAGCCCGGTTTATACTGGTTTTGCATCGTTTCCTTTGAAATTTCTAGTTACTGAAGCTGAAAAAAAGCTGATGCAAcatgaaaacttttttttgaagtACCAGTTACTGAAAAATTAGTTCATATACAAACACAAAAGTCTATTCATACATATGCAATATTTTCAACCGAATCAATCCACTATTAtcagattaacatgtttttctTAAAACGGGAAATGAGTTAAACTGAATTACTTATATCTTACTAGACATTTTCCATGTATTTAACTTTTCAAATAGTTgggtaaaaaaattaattttcctCTTTCATCTTCGCACAACACGTATTATCAGCGAACAAAACAAGAGGTGTAGAGGCAAAGGAGGTTTGGTAATATTCTCAAGTAAAGTAAATACATGGTAGATACATGCACCTATAAGGGACAAATGCAGGTTGTtctttagagaaaaaatatatCCAATTCAAGTGGGAACATTAAGGGATAGAGAGAGATAGGCTGATTTTGACTcttatactttgatgatatatCTAATCTTTGCGATGCTTTAGAACAATTGTCAAGTTACGGCGCCAATTCGGCAATTCCGTAATATATATTGCAAAAGTTGTTGCACGACCATTTTCACGATATAAACTCTATCTGCACTTGAATTTGAAATCATAGATCatatctattttttaatattcgTTTAGTATGTCAAAATGTCGAGCTGTGATAGATTTGCTCTACCATAACCATTTCatcttttttgttcttttctaGAAAACACTATTCCATAGAAATTCACGCATATAATATAGGTTCTGAGGAGTACTCTTGCATTAATTTGTGAATgcaaggggggggggggggggggggggggggatcaACATTAGTTTTATTCTAGTCAATAAGATGACTACCATTGGATGGTCACATAAACGTTAGATGATGGTGGCAGTTTGGTTGGATCAACCATTAAAAGATTTAATTTGATGTATTGAGAATTTGAAAGATGATGCATATATGAGAGTTCCGGAATAAATATTGGACGTAGATAAACTTGTGTTAACAATGATgccattttattaatttcacataacataaaaatatattattaagcTTTGCAAAACATGATgccattttattaatttcacataacataaaaatatattattaagctttgtaaaacatttaaaaGGAGCTTAAATAATTCTGACACAATGCATATACCATAAGAGTGGATGCATATGCACAGTTACAGTGATTGCATGTACCCGTACTTATATATTCGAGAAaatcaagattttcaaaatctttGAATCGGATAATAAAATAGTACCCtacatttgtttttgtttttgtttttgtttatagaACATTACATGTTACTAGGGTTAAGGTTTCTCCGGATAACATAGTGCGCATGATACAAACACTCTTTACTCTTCAAGACCTTTTAAAATGTGCCATACAAACTTTTGATTGAAACAATCCATTATCTACTATTTAAGGcaatatattattatgaaatCACTTGTTCATCCCTAGGTAGTCAGACCAAAATAAGACTGGACTATCTTATCTTTATTATCCAAACAcccaattttataataataagcAAATGAATCTGaaagttttattatttagtatatGAAATTTGAACGGTACACTCAATTGTTGTTAAATCAAATTTCATTTGATATCTTTTTCTTATCAATCTTTATGTAATTTTCGACTTCCATCAAAATCCACTATGCATGAACACATTAAAGGGTAAAGATCATCCATCGTAGAACAAAGTACACATCCAGCACCCAGTGgaataccaaaacaaaaaataaataaagacagccaaaaaagcaaaagaaaattgaaTTATCTATTTTAAGATCCTTTGCCCATAACTCACACCAAAGAgacatttatttaaaaaataaaaaccaagagagagagaggaaagtcACTATGTCAGCATCACGtgtatgtctctctctctctctcctcccaaacacaactctcttcttctacttcttgTCTAAATCTTGAACTCATAACTAAAAAACATCTCCAAGATTTGCTCTCATGGCTTCCACCACTCTCTGCGACCTCCCTGACGTCATCTTATCCACCATCTGCGCACTCGTCACCGACTCACGAGCCCGCAACTCCCTCTCCCTCGTCTCCCACAAGTTCCTCGCCCTCGAGAGATCCACCCGCTCCCACCTCACTCTCCGCGGCAACGCGCGTGACCTCCACCTCCTCCCCGGCTGCTTCCGATCCATCTCCCACCTCGATCTCTCCTTCCTCTCCCCGTGGGGCCACTCCCTCCTCACCTCCCTCCCCGTCGATCACCAGCCCCTCCTCGCTCTCCGCCTCCACCTCTGCTTCCCTTCCGTCGACGCCCTCACCGTCTACTCCCGCTCCCCGACCTCCCTCGAGCTTCTCCTCCCTCAGTGGCCGAGGATTCGCCACGTCAAGCTCATCCGTTGGCACCAGAGACCCTCTCAGATCCCTCAGGGCGACGACTTCGTGCCCATCTTCGAGCACTGTGGTCTCCTCGAGTCTCTGGATCTCTCTGCTTTCTACCACTGGACGGAGGACTTGCCTCCCGTTCTTCAGCGTTATGCTGACGTGGCGGCGAGGCTCACTCGTTTGGATATATTAACGGCGTCGTTTAGTGAGGGATACAAGTCGAGCGAGATCGTTGATATTACTAAAGCTTGTCCTAATCTTAGAGACTTCCGTGTTGCTTGCACGTTTGATCCGAGATACTTCGAGTTTGTCGGTGACGAGACTCTCTCCGCCGTGTCTGCCAACTGTCCTAAGCTAACACTCCTCCACATGGTGGACACAGCTTCGCTGGCAAGTCCTAGAGCGGTTCTAGGTAACATGGTCTttaaattttgagaattataaacaatttaataaaaaagttataaatttagatttttatttatgtaaatttttttaaattttttttaaagtttatagaCAATTTAGTTGTAAATTtagataattttgtaattatttttaaacttttagaGTTTATAGACAATTTAGTTGTAAATTTAGATAATTTTGttaatgtaaattatttttaaaaattttagagattatagaaaatttaaaaagtttttttaatatttttttttgtaaatttagagagttttgtttttgtgcattattttaaaaaatttagcgGTTAGACCAATGTTTTACTTGGCTATGCACGTGCAGGTAGTGAAGCCGGAGATTCAGCTATCACGGCGGCGACGCTGATGGAGGTTTTCTCAGCTCTACCGCATCTAGAGGAGCTTGTGCTTGACGTTGGTAAGAACGTGAAGCTTAGCGGTGTAGCTTTAGAGGCTTTAAACACCAAATGCAAGAAGCTGAGATCTTTGAAGCTAGGACAGTTCCAAGGGGTTTGCTCCGCCGCAGATTGGCGGAAGTTTGACGGCGTGGCGTTATGCGGAGGGTTGTCGTCGCTGTCTTTAAAAAACTCTGGCGATTTGAGTGATATGGGTTTGGTGGCTATAGGGAGAGGATGTTGTAAGCTGAGTAAGTTTGAGATTCAAGGGTGTGAGAATGTGACAGTGAAAGGGCTTAGAACTATGGTTTCACTGCTTAGGAAGACGTTAACTGATGTTAGAATCTCTTGCTGTAAGAATCTAGATGCAACGGCTTCTTTAAAGGCGGTTGAGCCTATCTATGATAGGATCAAGAAGCTGcatattgattgtgtttggTCTGGTTCAGAGGAGGAAGGTGGAGAAAGGGTGGAAACAAGTGAGACtaatgatgataatgatgatggtgatgatgatgatcatgagAGGAGTCAGAAGAGGTGCAAGTACTCAACAGATGATGTGAATGGGTTCTCCTCTGAAGACAGAGTGTGGGAGAAACTTGAGTATCTGTCTTTATGGATCAGTGCTGGTGAGTTTCTAACACCACTACCTATGACAGGACTAGATGACTGTCCTAACTTGGAAGAGATCAGGATCAAGATAGAAGGAGACTGCAGAGATAGACGCAGGCCTTCTGAGCCG is from Brassica napus cultivar Da-Ae chromosome A4, Da-Ae, whole genome shotgun sequence and encodes:
- the LOC106450326 gene encoding protein LIGHT-DEPENDENT SHORT HYPOCOTYLS 10; this encodes MSSPGDRGKNFMESSGSEPPVTPSRYESQKRRDWNTFGQYLKNQRPPVPMSHCSCNHVLDFLRYLDQFGKTKVHVFGCMFYGQPEPPAPCTCPLRQAWGSLDALIGRLRAAYEENGGSPETNPFATGAIRVYLREVRECQAKARGIPYKKKKKKPKTEMSGGRDDSSSSSSSFNFS
- the LOC106447590 gene encoding F-box protein MAX2 encodes the protein MASTTLCDLPDVILSTICALVTDSRARNSLSLVSHKFLALERSTRSHLTLRGNARDLHLLPGCFRSISHLDLSFLSPWGHSLLTSLPVDHQPLLALRLHLCFPSVDALTVYSRSPTSLELLLPQWPRIRHVKLIRWHQRPSQIPQGDDFVPIFEHCGLLESLDLSAFYHWTEDLPPVLQRYADVAARLTRLDILTASFSEGYKSSEIVDITKACPNLRDFRVACTFDPRYFEFVGDETLSAVSANCPKLTLLHMVDTASLASPRAVLGSEAGDSAITAATLMEVFSALPHLEELVLDVGKNVKLSGVALEALNTKCKKLRSLKLGQFQGVCSAADWRKFDGVALCGGLSSLSLKNSGDLSDMGLVAIGRGCCKLSKFEIQGCENVTVKGLRTMVSLLRKTLTDVRISCCKNLDATASLKAVEPIYDRIKKLHIDCVWSGSEEEGGERVETSETNDDNDDGDDDDHERSQKRCKYSTDDVNGFSSEDRVWEKLEYLSLWISAGEFLTPLPMTGLDDCPNLEEIRIKIEGDCRDRRRPSEPELGLSCLALYPKLSKMQLDCGDTIGFALTAPPMQMDLSLWERFFLTGIGNLSLSELDYWPPQDRDVNQRSLSLPGAGLLQECLTLRKLFIHGTAHEHFMNFLLRIPNLRDVQLREDYYPAPENDMSTEMRVGSCSRFEDQLNSRIIID